In Musa acuminata AAA Group cultivar baxijiao chromosome BXJ2-10, Cavendish_Baxijiao_AAA, whole genome shotgun sequence, a genomic segment contains:
- the LOC135582003 gene encoding transcription factor ILR3-like, translated as MMSSNEDNGGGWLMDYGLLDDFPAADYIWSPQFLHDPAASSAILGLEVEVLQDEEDAPLEKRARVESSAAPRTKACREKLRRDRLNDRFRELCCVLDPGKPPKADKLAVLRDATHLLIQLRVEAKKLKESNEALQDAIKNLKAEKSELRDEKTRLRCEKEQMEQMLRGISFTGQSAAVPATNDKSFAYMPICMWQWVPPAALDTSQDHVLRPPVA; from the exons ATGATGAGCTCCAACGAAGACAACGGAGGAGGATGGCTTATGGATTACGGGCTCCTGGACGACTTCCCGGCCGCCGACTACATCTGGTCTCCTCAGTTCCTTCACGATCCCGCTGCCTCGAG CGCGATCCTTGGGCTTGAGGTCGAGGTTCTGCAGGACGAGGAGGATGCTCCCCTGGAGAAACG AGCACGAGTGGAATCATCTGCTGCACCACGAACCAAGGCTTGCCGTGAGAAATTGCGGAGAGACAGACTCAACGACAG GTTCAGAGAATTGTGCTGTGTGTTGGATCCCGGGAAGCCTCCCAAGGCAGACAAGCTTGCCGTTCTAAGAGACGCCACTCATCTGCTAATCCAATTGCGTGTTGAAGCAAAGAAGCTGAAGGAGTCGAACGAGGCACTGCAAGATGCGATAAAGAATCTAAAG GCGGAGAAATCGGAACTGAGGGATGAGAAGACGAGGCTGAGGTGTGAGAAGGAGCAGATGGAGCAAATGCTTAGAGGCATCAGCTTCACAGGTCAATCTGCTGCGGTGCCTGCAACGAACGACAAAAGCTTTGCGTATATGCCAATTTGCATGTGGCAATGGGTACCTCCGGCAGCTTTGGACACTTCTCAGGATCATGTGCTACGCCCTCCTGTGGCGTAG